One segment of Rhodopirellula baltica SH 1 DNA contains the following:
- a CDS encoding acyl-CoA desaturase, which yields MCHPREAFVYRDAFGGLRESFFLSTFDTICCGMIGETAGADRVNSLCRELIPGFMMTTEAATIPVRPSQANLEADVLSPIQPDTPTSSYPDAGASSYSDPTKRSIRWDYTIFFVSLHLLTLLVLLPYFFSWAGVAAFVVGVIVFGQMAIPIGYHRMLSHRSFRSPKWFERTLVTLAMCTAQETPAHWVAWHRMHHSHSDHAEDPHSPRISFMWAHVRWLVHESRTRMATFSMYEKYARDILSDPYYRWIEKLPSPAGMFYLAHAFVYALLAVGISGLVYGNNADAYQMAASVFVWGVIARTVWVWHITWSVNSITHVFGYRNYQTTDDSRNNWFVSLLTAGEGWHNNHHADPASASVQHRWWEIDPNYYVIRLFGVLGLATHIIRPRHVRKSGAES from the coding sequence TTGTGTCATCCTCGCGAAGCGTTCGTTTATAGAGACGCGTTCGGGGGACTGCGTGAATCGTTCTTCCTTTCTACCTTCGATACGATATGCTGCGGCATGATCGGAGAGACGGCGGGTGCCGATCGAGTGAATTCACTTTGCCGCGAACTCATCCCAGGTTTCATGATGACCACCGAGGCGGCAACGATCCCAGTTCGGCCTAGCCAAGCCAACTTAGAGGCTGATGTCCTATCGCCAATCCAGCCTGACACGCCCACGTCAAGCTATCCTGATGCAGGGGCGAGTTCCTACAGCGATCCAACCAAGCGTTCGATCCGTTGGGACTACACGATCTTTTTTGTGTCGCTGCACTTGTTGACGCTGTTGGTGTTGCTTCCCTATTTCTTTTCTTGGGCTGGCGTTGCTGCGTTTGTGGTTGGTGTCATTGTCTTTGGGCAAATGGCGATTCCAATCGGTTACCACCGCATGTTGTCGCACCGCAGTTTTCGATCACCCAAGTGGTTCGAGCGGACCCTGGTGACGTTGGCCATGTGCACCGCCCAGGAGACGCCCGCACACTGGGTGGCTTGGCATCGGATGCACCATAGTCATTCCGACCATGCTGAGGATCCGCATTCGCCACGCATCAGCTTCATGTGGGCTCACGTGCGATGGTTGGTGCATGAGAGTCGGACGCGGATGGCGACTTTTTCGATGTACGAAAAGTACGCCCGAGACATTCTGTCGGACCCTTATTACCGATGGATCGAAAAACTACCCAGCCCAGCGGGAATGTTCTATCTCGCACACGCGTTTGTGTATGCGTTGTTGGCCGTCGGGATTTCGGGGCTTGTTTACGGCAACAACGCCGATGCCTATCAGATGGCAGCGAGTGTCTTCGTTTGGGGAGTGATTGCACGAACTGTTTGGGTTTGGCACATCACTTGGTCGGTCAATTCGATCACCCACGTGTTTGGATACCGAAACTATCAAACGACCGACGACAGTCGCAACAACTGGTTTGTCAGCTTGCTGACCGCCGGCGAAGGTTGGCACAACAACCATCACGCGGATCCGGCCAGCGCTTCGGTCCAGCACCGCTGGTGGGAGATCGATCCCAATTATTACGTGATCCGATTGTTCGGAGTCTTGGGTTTGGCTACCCACATCATCCGCCCTCGCCACGTGCGAAAGAGCGGAGCGGAAAGCTAA
- a CDS encoding TlpA family protein disulfide reductase — translation MRLRMFLAIGLLTAPLSPVFVFPSASYGQEATDVPDTTAEDVAEVEPEVLAVPDEIRQLLKEGKPAEAAEVLEAAMQSDAVAEALKPFHQTIATGFVRARQYDKAMEQFGAAVEFELARTDSPAAAEQLSSLIRQVSVYGLHAAQPELAAEWSDKAIEKVRALEAEHPIEIQRPLSRLIQVRASMLARDDEEAAKEMLAKQVAKLEDINATEDRSEKTYVELINLLTAQARLFEDEDGQDRVASAFEVALEAYPESTVLIAQYASNEYSVISGLARVNPDDAIERMEAAVAKLTPFEENRSVELTLRRIKSLESRIESTRKQLEMIGQPAPPLDIDGWANADGISVEDLEGKVVLYDFWAIWCGPCIATFPHLREFREEFGEQGFEVVGITRYYGYTWDEESGKAVNGSDDPTPEEEREAIAKFLQSKDMKHPTIVTPKETELQSNYGVTGIPHAVLVDREGNVQMIKVGSGQANADALHAKIKELLGEAS, via the coding sequence ATGCGTTTGCGAATGTTCCTGGCCATCGGTTTGCTGACGGCACCGTTGAGCCCCGTGTTTGTCTTCCCCTCAGCGTCGTACGGGCAAGAAGCGACCGACGTCCCGGACACGACCGCCGAAGACGTCGCGGAAGTGGAACCCGAGGTGCTGGCCGTTCCCGATGAGATTCGTCAGTTGCTCAAAGAGGGGAAGCCAGCCGAGGCGGCGGAGGTTCTTGAGGCAGCGATGCAATCCGATGCTGTCGCGGAAGCGCTCAAGCCGTTCCATCAAACGATCGCGACTGGGTTTGTTCGTGCACGCCAATACGACAAGGCGATGGAACAGTTTGGCGCTGCGGTTGAATTCGAACTGGCTCGGACAGATTCACCCGCCGCCGCAGAGCAGCTTTCCAGTTTAATACGACAAGTCAGTGTCTATGGGCTCCATGCGGCCCAACCGGAATTGGCTGCCGAGTGGTCCGACAAAGCCATCGAAAAGGTGCGGGCACTCGAAGCGGAGCATCCAATCGAAATTCAAAGGCCTCTCTCTCGACTGATCCAAGTTCGCGCATCGATGCTTGCTCGCGACGATGAAGAAGCCGCGAAAGAAATGCTGGCAAAGCAGGTTGCGAAGTTGGAAGACATCAATGCAACCGAGGATCGATCTGAGAAAACCTATGTCGAGTTGATCAATCTCTTAACTGCTCAGGCTCGTCTTTTCGAGGACGAGGATGGACAAGACCGTGTCGCATCCGCTTTCGAAGTAGCGTTGGAAGCCTATCCCGAATCGACAGTCTTGATCGCTCAGTACGCAAGCAACGAATACTCTGTGATTAGTGGACTGGCGCGAGTCAATCCTGACGATGCGATCGAGCGGATGGAAGCAGCCGTTGCGAAGTTGACGCCTTTTGAAGAAAACCGGAGTGTTGAATTGACACTCCGCCGAATCAAGTCGTTGGAAAGTCGGATCGAGTCGACCCGAAAGCAATTGGAAATGATCGGTCAGCCGGCTCCGCCGTTGGACATTGACGGATGGGCCAACGCCGATGGAATCAGCGTGGAGGACTTGGAAGGCAAAGTCGTTCTGTACGATTTCTGGGCGATTTGGTGTGGGCCTTGCATCGCAACCTTCCCCCATCTTCGCGAATTTCGGGAAGAGTTTGGTGAGCAAGGTTTTGAAGTGGTCGGCATCACTCGCTACTACGGTTACACGTGGGACGAAGAAAGCGGGAAGGCCGTGAATGGTTCGGATGATCCAACGCCCGAAGAGGAACGCGAGGCAATTGCAAAGTTCTTGCAATCCAAGGACATGAAGCATCCAACCATCGTCACGCCAAAAGAAACCGAGTTGCAATCCAACTACGGCGTGACCGGTATTCCACACGCTGTGTTGGTCGATCGCGAAGGCAACGTGCAGATGATCAAGGTCGGCAGCGGCCAAGCCAACGCCGACGCTCTGCACGCCAAGATCAAAGAACTGTTGGGTGAAGCGTCCTGA
- a CDS encoding THUMP domain-containing class I SAM-dependent RNA methyltransferase — MESNPSDSIAPSNPASQPFDLIVPCAFGLEAIVKRELKGLGIEASISDSGRVSFRGSHESICRANLWLRTADRILIRVAEFPAGDFDALFDTTRDLPWGNLLPADAAFPVTGRSIKSTLTSVPACQRSVKKAIVEAMMRDHRTSELPETGPLYKVDVAIVKDVATLTIDTTGRSLHRRGYRTHISAAPLKETLASAMVMLTYWRAGRPMIDPFCGSGTIPIEAARIGRNIAPGLEREFACQAWPDFSAELWSDARSTAANQSLPPLEEKILASDIDGRVLTAARDNAIRAGVQDDIHFQAMPVHEISSKKNFGCVIANPPYGQRIGSGQSSRFDAEDQNGDGPEDWELDELYESLPAIFERLPTWSRYILTAYSNLEHAMGRAADRRRKLYNGRIECTYYQYHGPKPPPAARVNKSSPPKETEASETTKPEPSAPEPSKPKSPWPQTPPKS, encoded by the coding sequence ATGGAATCCAACCCCAGCGACTCAATCGCACCCTCCAACCCCGCTTCACAACCTTTTGATCTGATCGTCCCCTGTGCGTTCGGATTGGAAGCCATCGTCAAACGAGAATTGAAAGGGTTGGGCATCGAAGCCAGCATCAGCGATTCTGGACGGGTCTCTTTTCGAGGTTCGCACGAATCGATTTGCCGAGCCAATTTGTGGCTCCGTACCGCCGACCGGATCCTGATTCGTGTTGCGGAATTTCCCGCCGGCGATTTCGATGCGTTATTCGACACGACGCGTGATCTTCCTTGGGGAAACTTGCTGCCCGCGGATGCCGCTTTCCCAGTCACGGGCCGTTCGATCAAATCGACTCTGACCAGCGTTCCGGCATGTCAACGCAGTGTCAAGAAAGCCATCGTCGAAGCGATGATGCGAGATCACAGAACCAGCGAACTGCCTGAAACGGGTCCGCTCTACAAAGTCGATGTGGCAATCGTGAAAGACGTCGCGACGCTGACCATCGACACGACGGGGCGCAGCTTGCACCGACGTGGATACCGCACACATATCTCTGCCGCGCCACTGAAAGAAACTCTGGCCTCGGCGATGGTCATGCTGACTTATTGGAGAGCCGGTCGTCCGATGATCGACCCGTTCTGCGGCAGCGGCACGATCCCAATCGAAGCCGCCCGGATTGGTCGCAACATAGCACCGGGCCTCGAACGCGAATTTGCCTGCCAGGCGTGGCCTGATTTCTCGGCCGAACTTTGGTCGGACGCACGTTCCACCGCGGCCAACCAAAGTCTTCCACCGTTGGAGGAGAAGATTTTGGCCAGCGACATCGATGGTCGCGTCCTGACCGCCGCTCGAGACAACGCGATTCGTGCCGGAGTACAAGATGACATTCACTTCCAAGCCATGCCAGTTCACGAGATCAGCAGCAAGAAGAACTTTGGCTGTGTGATCGCCAACCCGCCTTATGGCCAGCGGATTGGTTCGGGCCAATCCTCACGTTTCGATGCCGAAGACCAAAACGGCGATGGCCCGGAGGATTGGGAACTTGACGAATTGTATGAATCGTTGCCCGCCATCTTCGAGCGGCTACCGACTTGGTCGCGTTACATCTTGACCGCCTACTCCAATTTGGAGCATGCGATGGGTCGTGCCGCAGACCGACGCAGGAAGCTTTATAATGGCCGCATCGAATGCACCTACTATCAATACCACGGTCCAAAACCTCCTCCGGCTGCCAGAGTCAACAAGTCATCGCCGCCAAAAGAAACTGAAGCAAGCGAAACCACCAAGCCAGAACCATCCGCGCCGGAACCATCCAAACCCAAGTCACCTTGGCCTCAGACACCACCCAAGTCCTGA
- a CDS encoding SHD1 domain-containing protein: MFHLEICRRMRWLLLLLLMFPTTALAIDPVRPGDQIEVKHLGSWRPGEVLEYQKGQARVRYTFIQEHEGIFKLADMRFPNNEGNWMIWKDASGKFLIPARLLERTPTKVKLLKEDGATVEVSIDKLAANLQQQLSKIAKAEKEFVDAALVRVGDQVELKKYSTWYPATVKALLPDGAKVEYEYGSAKDKREADAKYEDMRYPNNEGPWADWTDISGKHKVKARYLTHDATHVDLLLQGDKRIRLERSKLAAEIEEQLALRAIVARRPDEVDFDVSGVDFDNLPPWISYGTDAPAPDIGVAGGPASDSRPSLSNGYFRVPLETSGKIDAAILVDGSDGWIAFGITPETIDASHPVSMQWVNLMSQARLPGPNFFEGEVIIGYSAEQRRLLTAEGLDVRGSASRFCTYRLEPGSDTATPEWKWSVPKVRFYSYRDQMNASFVGEDRILVGYGGTLTMWNMATKTAEYVIPSKKSEMNFSPDQRHFITNQYSHAVIIETESGKPVADVKKLSTVSFAQDGNHLVGSGNFSESLLDLQTGKSRSITSGFRANKTSEETDPSVIDQRWLSTGNRLFDLDRGWLIWTEGYQDLEPVMRHVIGDKILSVGQSAGVDGIELVIGVNDAVNPTAVQRISTITEEELYVLRPGVRVRIDSAVSDPRIRSGVERAIAVAGYQQDPSAEIVIEASAYRGKRETQTYSESRFAGFGRSRGSSETQTISAAPWIQAITVKLGQQRLWSTGQGGIPGFLSVREGESLQAEVQKCEREDYSLFQNFELPDKVMAAKWTNGFGTTSLTPNGFIDEPVL; this comes from the coding sequence ATGTTTCATCTGGAAATTTGCCGTCGGATGCGATGGTTGTTGTTGCTTCTTTTGATGTTTCCGACAACTGCTTTGGCAATCGATCCTGTTCGTCCAGGTGACCAGATCGAGGTGAAGCACTTAGGGTCTTGGCGACCGGGGGAAGTGCTTGAATATCAGAAAGGACAAGCCCGCGTTCGGTACACATTCATTCAAGAACACGAAGGGATCTTCAAACTGGCGGACATGCGGTTTCCCAACAATGAGGGGAACTGGATGATCTGGAAGGACGCTTCTGGGAAGTTCCTGATCCCTGCTCGGTTGCTCGAGCGAACTCCGACCAAGGTCAAACTGTTGAAGGAAGACGGGGCGACGGTGGAAGTTTCGATTGACAAATTGGCCGCCAACCTTCAACAGCAACTCAGCAAGATTGCGAAGGCTGAAAAGGAATTTGTAGACGCTGCATTGGTTCGCGTTGGGGACCAAGTCGAGCTGAAGAAGTACAGCACTTGGTACCCCGCAACTGTCAAAGCTCTGCTGCCCGATGGAGCAAAGGTGGAATATGAGTACGGCAGTGCCAAAGACAAACGCGAAGCGGATGCGAAGTATGAGGACATGCGTTATCCCAACAACGAGGGGCCATGGGCGGACTGGACGGATATCTCGGGCAAGCACAAAGTCAAAGCACGTTACCTGACGCACGATGCGACGCACGTCGACTTGCTGCTACAAGGTGATAAACGAATCCGGTTGGAGCGATCCAAGTTGGCCGCTGAGATCGAAGAGCAACTAGCGCTTCGAGCGATCGTCGCAAGGCGTCCTGACGAGGTGGACTTTGACGTTTCCGGAGTGGATTTCGACAACCTGCCGCCGTGGATTAGCTATGGCACCGATGCACCTGCACCCGACATAGGTGTGGCAGGCGGTCCGGCATCGGATTCGCGACCAAGTCTGAGCAACGGTTACTTCCGCGTTCCGTTGGAAACGAGCGGGAAGATCGATGCCGCAATTTTGGTGGATGGATCAGATGGTTGGATCGCATTTGGCATCACGCCAGAAACAATTGACGCCAGCCATCCGGTTTCAATGCAGTGGGTCAACCTGATGTCGCAGGCTCGGTTGCCCGGCCCCAACTTCTTCGAAGGTGAAGTGATCATCGGCTATTCCGCCGAACAACGACGACTGCTGACCGCGGAAGGGTTGGATGTCCGCGGATCGGCAAGTCGTTTTTGTACATATCGATTAGAGCCGGGGTCCGACACCGCGACACCGGAATGGAAATGGTCGGTGCCCAAAGTCCGGTTCTATTCTTATCGAGACCAAATGAACGCTTCGTTTGTCGGTGAGGACCGAATCCTAGTTGGCTATGGCGGCACACTTACGATGTGGAACATGGCCACCAAGACGGCCGAGTATGTGATCCCGTCGAAAAAATCGGAAATGAATTTCAGCCCCGATCAACGTCACTTCATTACCAATCAGTATTCACACGCTGTCATCATCGAAACGGAGTCGGGGAAACCGGTTGCCGATGTGAAGAAACTCTCCACTGTCAGCTTCGCTCAAGATGGAAATCATCTTGTTGGGAGTGGAAATTTCAGTGAATCTCTCTTGGATTTGCAAACAGGAAAGTCGCGATCAATCACGAGCGGGTTTCGAGCCAATAAGACAAGCGAAGAGACCGATCCTTCCGTCATCGATCAACGTTGGTTGTCGACGGGAAATCGATTGTTTGATTTGGATCGAGGCTGGTTGATCTGGACAGAAGGTTATCAAGATCTGGAGCCAGTGATGCGGCACGTCATCGGCGACAAGATTTTGTCTGTTGGTCAGAGTGCCGGAGTCGATGGCATTGAATTGGTCATCGGGGTCAACGATGCGGTCAATCCAACGGCAGTTCAGCGGATATCAACGATTACGGAAGAAGAACTGTATGTTCTGCGTCCCGGTGTTCGGGTGCGGATTGACTCTGCGGTCAGTGATCCGCGAATTCGCAGTGGAGTCGAGCGAGCCATCGCTGTCGCCGGATATCAGCAAGATCCGAGTGCGGAAATTGTGATCGAAGCCTCGGCTTACCGTGGGAAAAGAGAAACGCAAACCTACAGCGAATCACGCTTCGCCGGTTTCGGCCGTTCCCGTGGAAGCAGTGAGACTCAAACAATCTCAGCAGCACCCTGGATACAGGCCATTACAGTGAAGCTGGGGCAGCAGAGATTGTGGAGCACAGGACAGGGCGGGATCCCTGGCTTCTTGTCCGTCCGCGAAGGCGAGTCGTTGCAAGCGGAAGTTCAGAAATGCGAGCGGGAAGACTATTCCCTGTTTCAAAACTTTGAACTTCCAGACAAAGTCATGGCGGCCAAGTGGACGAACGGATTCGGCACGACGTCGCTCACACCGAACGGTTTCATCGACGAGCCTGTTCTGTGA
- a CDS encoding DUF1592 domain-containing protein — translation MDQIHLSRSLFSNLRFAILIVLCLLHSSESFADESDSKPNVDAPSVVADFLGKYCLECHGSASAEGEREFESFQLPIASEQQLITTDEIIDQVTLKTMPPEESEQPTDQERLALLQELRSSIAEARDLFEESTGRTVMRRLSNREYEVTLATLFGRRVDTLGLTADFPKEKTSQHIDTIGESLVTSGFLLDQYFQAASRLVETRLGKPSMEPKSWHFTDNFQQYEELSGAHRSVFKFEYLCLYEQPNTDTRQGGYGHIEDFLEGVPVSGLYDIEVNAQAMHRDTHYDPKIFRIDFSEPFQIAVVPGDATKGHIHYPQAIEPILGSAIVPDEQPEWLSFRVWLEAGQTPRFIFPNGPYESRASVIETNRRYKDEFKNPKEGVSRTTLLREGKLPHIRIGEIKVRGPVEESNGTREEIAVFGSEGFQEDRALDQLFAFAQRAYRRTLEPADRDRIESIYTKRLSEDATPRQAALDTLKMILCSPSFLYLSEITPEDETLLRPFDLASRLSYALWAAPPDEELFEEAKAGRLTDSEVLKNQIQRMLRSERSNEFVNGFLDSWLNLRDIGNLPPPRKDVPDYYAENLPESMKQEARLFFRHLLDENGSVTDLLDADYSFVDKKLAKLYGLPEKDKMRLADGFQRVSLSDNRQRGGVLGMAGVLTVSANGVDTSPVTRGVWVLENILGTPPPPPPDEVPTIDANVSGSTTIRERLSKHSQDQTCAVCHRSIDPLGYALETFDPIGRWRDKYPKAKGKGTAAKVDATGKFPSGEEFTNFGDFKQKLLESRREQFTRSLIEKLLAYSTGRHMERADQFEIDDILVRVQADNNGLRTMVTDVLTSSLFRSR, via the coding sequence GTGGACCAGATACATCTGAGCCGATCGTTGTTTTCAAATTTGCGCTTCGCGATCTTGATCGTACTGTGCCTGTTGCATTCGTCCGAATCCTTCGCGGATGAATCGGACTCGAAGCCGAACGTTGATGCTCCATCGGTCGTCGCAGATTTTTTGGGGAAGTATTGCCTGGAATGCCACGGCAGCGCATCCGCCGAGGGTGAGCGTGAATTCGAGTCGTTCCAGCTTCCAATCGCTTCCGAGCAGCAACTGATCACGACGGATGAGATCATTGATCAGGTGACGCTGAAGACAATGCCGCCGGAGGAGTCCGAGCAGCCAACTGACCAGGAACGTCTGGCGTTGCTTCAGGAGTTGCGGAGCAGCATTGCCGAAGCTCGCGATTTATTCGAAGAATCCACGGGACGCACCGTGATGCGTCGACTGTCCAATCGTGAATACGAGGTGACCTTGGCGACGTTGTTCGGTCGTCGTGTCGATACGTTGGGACTGACCGCCGACTTCCCAAAGGAAAAGACGAGTCAGCACATCGACACGATTGGCGAATCGCTGGTCACATCGGGATTTCTGCTGGACCAATATTTCCAAGCTGCCTCGCGATTGGTTGAAACGCGTCTCGGCAAGCCGTCCATGGAACCCAAGTCCTGGCATTTCACCGACAACTTTCAACAGTACGAAGAATTGTCGGGGGCACACCGCAGCGTTTTCAAGTTTGAATACTTGTGTTTGTACGAGCAACCCAACACCGACACACGACAAGGTGGCTACGGGCACATCGAAGACTTCCTCGAGGGCGTCCCGGTCTCGGGACTTTACGACATCGAGGTGAATGCCCAAGCGATGCATCGGGATACACATTACGATCCAAAAATCTTTCGAATCGACTTCTCTGAACCGTTCCAAATTGCGGTGGTACCCGGCGATGCGACGAAGGGGCACATCCATTACCCACAAGCGATCGAGCCCATTTTAGGAAGTGCCATCGTTCCTGATGAACAGCCCGAGTGGTTGTCGTTTCGTGTGTGGCTCGAAGCCGGGCAGACACCACGGTTCATATTCCCCAACGGCCCTTATGAGTCACGGGCATCAGTGATCGAAACCAATCGCCGGTACAAAGACGAGTTCAAGAATCCAAAGGAAGGTGTTAGCCGCACAACGCTTCTTCGTGAAGGGAAGTTGCCGCACATTCGCATCGGTGAGATCAAGGTGCGTGGTCCGGTCGAAGAGTCCAACGGAACTCGGGAAGAGATTGCCGTTTTTGGAAGCGAAGGATTCCAGGAAGATCGCGCGCTCGACCAGCTATTCGCGTTTGCCCAGCGTGCCTATCGCCGCACGCTCGAACCGGCGGATCGTGATCGGATTGAATCGATCTACACGAAACGCTTGTCGGAAGACGCGACGCCTCGACAAGCCGCACTCGATACGCTCAAGATGATTTTGTGTTCGCCGTCGTTTCTCTACCTCAGCGAGATCACGCCGGAAGACGAGACTTTGCTGCGACCTTTCGACCTGGCATCGCGTCTGTCCTATGCATTGTGGGCGGCACCGCCGGATGAGGAACTATTCGAGGAAGCCAAAGCAGGCAGACTGACCGATTCAGAGGTTTTGAAGAACCAGATCCAGCGAATGCTGCGATCAGAACGTTCCAACGAATTCGTGAATGGCTTTCTCGATAGTTGGCTGAACCTTCGTGACATTGGAAATTTGCCCCCGCCGCGAAAAGATGTTCCCGATTACTACGCTGAGAATCTTCCTGAGTCGATGAAGCAGGAGGCTCGTTTGTTCTTTCGGCATTTGCTGGATGAGAACGGATCGGTGACGGACTTGCTGGACGCTGACTATTCCTTCGTGGATAAAAAGTTGGCGAAGCTCTACGGGTTACCGGAAAAAGACAAGATGCGTTTGGCCGACGGATTCCAACGTGTCAGTTTGTCGGACAATCGGCAGCGTGGCGGAGTCCTGGGAATGGCCGGGGTGCTGACCGTCAGCGCGAATGGTGTCGACACATCCCCGGTGACACGTGGTGTTTGGGTGCTCGAGAACATTCTCGGAACACCGCCACCTCCACCACCGGATGAGGTGCCAACCATTGACGCCAATGTCAGTGGATCAACGACGATTCGGGAACGATTGTCAAAGCACAGCCAAGACCAAACTTGTGCTGTGTGCCACCGCAGCATTGACCCGCTCGGCTATGCATTGGAAACCTTTGACCCGATTGGGCGATGGCGGGATAAATATCCCAAGGCCAAGGGAAAAGGCACGGCGGCCAAGGTAGATGCGACTGGCAAATTTCCATCGGGCGAAGAGTTTACGAATTTCGGCGATTTCAAGCAGAAGCTACTGGAAAGCCGTCGCGAACAGTTCACTCGGAGTCTGATCGAAAAGCTGCTGGCTTATTCGACAGGCCGGCACATGGAGCGTGCTGATCAATTTGAGATCGATGACATTTTGGTACGCGTCCAAGCTGACAACAACGGGTTGCGGACGATGGTAACAGATGTCCTCACCAGCAGTCTGTTCCGGTCTCGTTGA
- a CDS encoding DUF1552 domain-containing protein, translated as MSMSKPKNPGRRRFVLRSLAGSLALPGLPSLMADTVDHNSPVQSTRGAGTGARRFVAVGNLLGFQQKHFFPETPGREFEETTLLKPLAENREHINIYRGLDHGIRGGHFAVHTFLSGVLHHESKNRRDGNVTIDQFLADEIGKQTRFASLTVGSEGGIHGGCQMSWTKSGVRVPPITGPAELFDRLFMTESQQRRSQMINENALQASILDSITEEAGSLSKRVNQEDRSKLDEYFSSIREVEKQLEVRRRWADQPKPEAPFEKPANTNTVDDLPMLYELIALALQTDSTRIATLEIGGSFLPQNLGIDKSYHSLSHHGNDEETIAHLITLETYQLEQFGKFLTRLMAIQDGEQTLLDSTAVLFGSGMGNGSSHTNSDLPIVLAGGGYGRGEFKKVGSGNRNQVPLCNLYVDIAQKMGVQTESFGTSTGSFS; from the coding sequence ATGAGCATGTCCAAACCAAAGAATCCCGGTCGTCGTCGCTTTGTTCTTCGTTCTCTCGCCGGGTCGCTCGCGTTGCCTGGTTTGCCGTCGTTGATGGCCGACACGGTGGATCACAACTCACCGGTCCAGTCAACTCGTGGTGCGGGGACGGGTGCTCGTCGGTTCGTTGCGGTTGGCAACTTGCTTGGCTTCCAACAAAAGCATTTCTTTCCGGAAACACCCGGTCGAGAATTCGAAGAAACAACGTTGCTGAAACCATTGGCTGAAAACCGCGAACACATCAACATCTATCGTGGATTGGATCACGGGATTCGCGGCGGGCATTTTGCTGTGCACACGTTCCTTTCGGGTGTGCTGCATCACGAGTCAAAAAATCGCCGTGATGGCAATGTGACAATCGACCAATTCCTTGCGGATGAAATCGGCAAGCAAACACGGTTTGCGTCGTTGACCGTTGGATCGGAAGGAGGCATTCACGGCGGTTGCCAAATGTCATGGACCAAGTCGGGCGTCCGCGTGCCTCCGATCACAGGCCCAGCCGAATTGTTCGACCGGTTGTTCATGACAGAGTCGCAGCAACGACGTTCTCAAATGATCAACGAGAATGCGTTGCAAGCATCGATCCTGGATTCAATCACGGAAGAAGCTGGTTCGCTTTCGAAACGAGTCAATCAAGAAGATCGATCCAAATTGGATGAGTACTTCAGCTCGATTCGCGAAGTGGAAAAGCAGCTGGAAGTCCGCCGACGTTGGGCCGATCAACCGAAACCGGAAGCTCCGTTTGAGAAGCCAGCGAACACGAACACGGTGGACGACCTTCCGATGCTGTATGAGCTGATTGCATTGGCCTTGCAAACGGACTCGACTCGGATCGCGACGCTGGAAATCGGCGGCAGTTTTTTGCCTCAGAATCTTGGAATCGACAAGTCTTATCACAGCCTTTCGCATCACGGGAACGACGAAGAGACGATCGCACATCTGATCACCTTGGAGACGTACCAATTGGAACAGTTTGGAAAGTTCCTGACGCGACTGATGGCAATTCAAGATGGCGAGCAGACGTTGCTGGACTCAACCGCGGTGCTGTTTGGCAGCGGCATGGGCAACGGTAGCTCTCATACGAACTCTGACTTACCAATCGTGTTGGCCGGTGGCGGCTACGGTCGTGGTGAGTTTAAGAAGGTGGGTTCCGGCAACCGCAATCAAGTTCCACTGTGCAACTTGTATGTGGACATCGCTCAAAAAATGGGCGTCCAAACGGAGTCGTTTGGCACCAGCACCGGGAGCTTCTCATAA